Genomic window (Rhinatrema bivittatum chromosome 9, aRhiBiv1.1, whole genome shotgun sequence):
TTCTAGAACTACTCACTTCGAATTTAATCCTGTATGTAGCTACCCAACACTACGACATAACCAAAATCCCTATTACTTAAGTACACAAGCACCTATGGTCCAGTGCCCCATACCCTTGCCACCCCCCACAATGGCAAATGTcctaaagcaattttttttttcacttctgcaGTATCAGAAAATGAAACCTGCCAATTATATCCTGGGtaaaatccttttctttttttttaatctagtaaTCTCCTTTAACAACTACAGGTTAGGCCCCAACATCTCATATCATAAGGCTTGTTGACAATTATGAAGGTACCTACACAATCACCACATAAATCTCTGGATGCCTTCACTGCCTGGCCACTGAAATGTCCGATTTAGGAAAAGGTAAATAGTCAAGGCATTCACCACAGCATAGAGTCCCATTTCAAGAAGCAGCCTGGAAACAGGCGGCAGAGCAATGTTGAGCCTGTAGATGAGATATGGCAAAATAAAGTAACGAAACTCCAGCAGTTTCTGAGGGACCGTGGCTGCAAATATACAAGCAAAAAACATTAGGTTCCAGAAAACAGACTTGGATTTCAGGGAGTTGGCAAAACTCCAGCCGGCAAATATATAGCCTGGAACCAAGGCGTATTTCACAAGCTCGTGTCTCTGGAAGATCCTCTGCCAGACATAGAATGTGTAGTGTCTGTTGTCCGCCAGCAGATACTTATGCACGTATGTGAATTTGCAGACCAGCAATAAAGAGAGTGCGGCAAGCACAAGGTACTGTGCTGGTCGCCTCCACAGGGAACGAAGAAAGCTTGTAATCTTGTGAGGAGACAGCAAGTGAGGAGAGGAAAAGACAAGAGTAAAAGAGAAAAAGTAAAACAGCTGAGGGACATTCAGGCAGGCTTCATGGTTACTTCTGTCGCCAACTACTATTCCCCCATTGAATAACACAAAGGCAAAGAAGACAAGAACCAGAAAGATATAAGGCCAGGTCAAAACTATAAGCATCTTTACATTGTTAAATGACATGATGTAGCCTAGGAGAAACttcagtcctttcatgatttctgGAAGTGATCCTACAGTGGGTGAAACTTTTTCATCTTTCTTCTTTGATAATTCCGTCTTCCACGCTTCGGCAAGCTTTTCGGCAACCAGGTTTCCCGCACAGAAGACGATCCAGACGATGTTTGTCTGACGGAACAGAAAGGCACAAAAGCCCAGCAGGGCAGCAGTCCTATGGCAGCCATATAAGCTCATCAAATACATGAAGAGGACAAAAAACGTAGAGCCAGTGTCTGTGTAGtaaagaaatgtgaaaaaatacaGGGGGGGCAACATGGAGAGTGTAAGTGGTGATAGGATTCTCTGGAAGCCAGAGGCTGCCTagaaggaaaaaacagaaatgtgTTATACGCACAAATGTAGGTTTTAACATTTGTACTTAAGAAACTAAGTTAAAGCCTCATGTATAAGGCCCTTCTCCCCCCCCATTGGAGATTGAAAAGTCTTATAGTCTCATGACCCTCTACCTTTGTGCTTACATTTCTGCAGTAGTGTAGTGTGGGAGTGCTATATAGTGCCCTAAAATGGCAGTCTCCCATTAAATGATACTAGCAAAGGCCTCCTATGCCTTCCGAGTTGCCCAGAAAAATACCACTGCAGAAGCCAAGGAGACAGCAGCTTGCATACCCTCCCTGACTGGGCAATAATAATCAGCACTTCATTATGGGGCATGGAAGGGAAGGCTTTATTGCTCTTCAGCAGGATTACAGTAGCTTGGTCCGGACAGAAATCTCGGGATGTGCAGCATTCCTTTGTGGTGTGTAGAAAACTGCACACTTCCAATCAAATTGATCCATTTATGTTTATATATGCACAAAATTAACGAGCAAAGATTTCTTTCTGAATGGGGTCCTCTTTATAgataataaaaatgtgtttacGACTCCCTGCACGATTCATTAGCATTTGAATCCAAGACCATCATGCTAATGAAGCCAGCTGTTTTCACCTGTATTCAGCTGAATGGTTCATGTGAGCGAGCAATATTCATTATGTACTGCCCCACCAAATACTTATACCTGAAAATTAGAATTTCCACTACTGTCCAGGAGTACGACACTAAAACAATAGTATATTGCTCTTTTTAACACTTTCCCTTCTTCACTTATTAACATGTTAATGTTTATATGAAAACATCCTCCGTTTCTCATAATCCAAGGCTCCTGCTGCTTACCCCTGCCCGGAATCTGCAACCTCTCCCAACACTATCTGAGACAGAGGAAATTATTTTCATGGTCGCATTAATATTGCAGGAGGATAAGCAGCAGGATCTGTCAAGTGACACATAGAGGTACTTACGTTTCCATGAATATGTCCTAATAAAGAACAAGGCAGATAAACAGAGAAAATATAGATCATGCATCAAACTGTTGAGACTCactataaaacattttaattatGTTCATTTTGTGCCCAGTTCTTAACAAGAAAGTACCATCAAAACTTTGGCTTGAAGACACAGGTACTTCATTGTTTCCTACATATAGTTTTGAAAGACAATGCCGCACTCGGCCCGGAAGAGAAGGGCAAAGGAGCGGCTTGTGGATGAAAAATTGGCTAGTCCGATATCGGGCCCAATGGACGCCCATATCAGAAAAGTATCTTTATATCCGGGTGATGATTCACTTGATTTTTTGCAGGAAGGCACTGCAAAACTTCGTGAAATTGAGACTTCTCTCTCCCCGGAAGTTAGGATTCCCCCGGTAAATCCTGCAAACTTAAGAACAGACCTGACTATGGTCAACCCACAGCCCAAAGAAGTGGGTGAGGTGAGGAATGACCCAGGGTTAACTTCAGAGTCAATATCAGGACAAACTAGTCTAACTAGTATACCAGAAGGGAATATAACTGAGGTTCTTCCGCCTGTTCAGgaccagaatttgaaaaaaggGAAAATTGAAACAATATCTTTAGAAAGACCTCAAGTTATTTCCTTGGAAACAATTTGGGAAACATTAGTGATAGTTAATAAGAATGTCACATTACAATTGAACCCAATGATGAGTAATATGGAGGAAATgaaccataaaataaataaaatagtaatggatGATAGAAAAAGAGATCAAGTTATAGAAAATAACACTGGTGAACTTAAGAAATTAAAACACTTAAATGAGTTAATGATAAAGGAAATCAATTTTTAACGAGAAAAATGGAGGGGTtggaaaatcaacaaagggaaaaaaatttaAGATTGGTAAATTTCCCCAAGATCCCCCATCTCTCTGCTAGAGAGCTTTGGAACAAATATGCAATGGAGGTATTAAAAATACCTCAGCAAACATTACCCCCATTAACCCAAATTTATTATATCCCTCAATggaaaaatattaatgaaaatgataaagggatatCACCACAAATTCCATTAAATGTAACGGATATACTGGAGTCAACGACTTTAGAGTCAGTACAATCTGCCACCTTGGTTATATCATTCCTTCTAAATACTGATAAGGAGTGGATTCAGAAACTTTTCTTCAGAAATATTGGAGAAAAGTTTTATCAATTATCTGTCAGAATGTACCCAGACGTAACTAAGGAAACTCAAAAACGGCGGAAAGAATTTCTTAGCTTAAGGGCTGAAGCCTTAAAATTGGGAGCTTCATACAAATTGAAATTCCCTTGTAAGTGTTGCCTAGAATGCCAAAAGGTAAAATATTGTTTCTACCAACCCTCACAGTTGAAGAAATTCCTGAGCAGTACAGGGGTTATACCTCAGTAAAACCtaactattattattgaattaCAGGTACTTTGTAATGATTGTCTGGtatttccttgtctttttttttttttctgcaaattaaGTATATGCCTGAGTATTTCTCGCTTCTTTCTTCCCCATTATTGAGGACTTAGTATAGTGGTGTAATAATAATAGACATGTTTAAGAGTTTATGGAATGTTTATTACTTAAATTTATATTGTACAGTGAGCTATTATTTTCACCCAATTTCTGTATCAAGTTATgcttgtatattt
Coding sequences:
- the LOC115098639 gene encoding putative Dol-P-Glc:Glc(2)Man(9)GlcNAc(2)-PP-Dol alpha-1,2-glucosyltransferase isoform X1 is translated as MERPEGWGFSAVLSGSFLLSCLLFSRITREQRQPYMDEIFHVPQAREYCGGHFQQWDPMITTLPGLYLVSVGLMKPAAWLFGWSQDVTCSAGMLRFINILFCIGNLYLLYLLICRIHHKNKAASGFQRILSPLTLSMLPPLYFFTFLYYTDTGSTFFVLFMYLMSLYGCHRTAALLGFCAFLFRQTNIVWIVFCAGNLVAEKLAEAWKTELSKKKDEKVSPTVGSLPEIMKGLKFLLGYIMSFNNVKMLIVLTWPYIFLVLVFFAFVLFNGGIVVGDRSNHEACLNVPQLFYFFSFTLVFSSPHLLSPHKITSFLRSLWRRPAQYLVLAALSLLLVCKFTYVHKYLLADNRHYTFYVWQRIFQRHELVKYALVPGYIFAGWSFANSLKSKSVFWNLMFFACIFAATVPQKLLEFRYFILPYLIYRLNIALPPVSRLLLEMGLYAVVNALTIYLFLNRTFQWPGSEGIQRFMW